From one Lotus japonicus ecotype B-129 chromosome 3, LjGifu_v1.2 genomic stretch:
- the LOC130749838 gene encoding putative pentatricopeptide repeat-containing protein At5g52630 isoform X1, with protein MIHPSVLTFHFQNLFRFRHKLCDSKAVAQLIQTCAQAKELSKGKQLHAQLIRGGCLPCTFLTNHLLNLYSKCGELDYAIKLFDRMSKRNMVSWTAMITGFFRSLRFREALDTFCQMRAEGETASQFALSSVLQACASLGSIQFGVQVHCLVVKSGFGCELFLGSNLTDMYSKCGEVSDACKVFEEMPCKDEVLWTSMIDGYVKNGNFEKALIAYKKMVTDNVFIDQHVLCSTLSACTALKAFSFGKSLHAIIVKFGFEYETFIGNALTDLYSKSGDMVSASNVFQSDSGCRNIVSFTAIVDGYVEMDQLEKALNAFIDLRNSGIEPNEFTFSSLIKACANQAKLEHGSLLHGQVVKFNFDRDPFVSSALVDMYGKCGLFDHSIQLFDEIENPNDTAWNTLVGVFAQHGLGRNAIETFNEMVDRGLKPNAVTFVNLLKGCSHAGMVEDGLNYFYSMDKIYGVMPREEHYNCIIDLLGRAGKLKEVEDFINSMPFEPTAFGWCSFLGACKTHGDKERAKLAAYKLMKLEPENSGAHVLLSNIYAKERQWEDVRCLRKMIRDGNMKKLPGYSWVDIGNETHVFGVEDWSHPRKKEIYEKLDSLLDQIKIVGYVPQTESVLIEMDDTLKEKLLHNHSERIAVAYSLLVSPIGKPIIVKKNLRVCSDCHSAFKYISKVTERNIIVRDISRFHHFSNGSCSCGDYW; from the coding sequence ATGATTCACCCTTCTGTTTTGACATTTCACTTTCAGAATCTTTTTAGATTTCGCCACAAACTatgtgactccaaagcagtggcTCAACTTATCCAAACCTGTGCACAAGCCAAAGAATTGAGCAAAGGAAAACAGTTACATGCTCAGCTGATCCGAGGAGGGTGTTTACCATGCACCTTTCTGACAAATCACCTCCTCAATTTGTACTCCAAATGTGGAGAGCTTGATTATGCTATCAAGCTGTTTGACAGAATGTCTAAGAGAAACATGGTCTCTTGGACAGCTATGATTACTGGGTTTTTTCGTAGTTTGAGGTTTCGGGAGGCTTTGGATACCTTTTGTCAAATGAGGGCTGAAGGAGAGACAGCCTCGCAATTTGCACTTTCTAGTGTGCTTCAAGCTTGCGCCTCTCTAGGGTCAATTCAGTTTGGGGTACAGGTGCATTGTCTCGTTGTGAAAAGTGGGTTTGGCTGTGAACTGTTTCTGGGTAGTAATCTGACTGATATGTATTCGAAGTGTGGGGAGGTGTCTGATGCTTGTAAAGTTTTTGAAGAAATGCCTTGTAAGGATGAGGTGTTGTGGACCTCAATGATTGATGGCTACGTGAAAAATGGAAATTTTGAGAAAGCTTTAATAGCTTATAAGAAAATGGTCACTGATAATGTCTTTATTGATCAGCATGTATTATGTAGTACTTTGAGTGCTTGCACTGCACTTAAGGCTTTTAGTTTTGGGAAGTCCCTGCATGCAATTATTGTGAAGTTTGGATTTGAATATGAGACTTTCATAGGAAATGCCTTAACAGATCTGTATTCAAAGTCTGGGGATATGGTAAGTGCTTCAAATGTCTTCCAAAGTGATTCTGGTTGTAGAAACATAGTGTCTTTTACTGCTATAGTTGATGGTTATGTTGAGATGGATCAACTTGAGAAGGCTTTAAATGCTTTTATTGACTTGCGAAATTCGGGAATTGAACCTAATGAGTTCACTTTCTCTAGCTTGATCAAGGCTTGTGCTAACCAAGCAAAACTAGAACATGGGAGCCTGCTCCATGGCCAAGTTGTCAAATTCAACTTTGACAGAGACCCTTTTGTTTCTTCTGCCCTAGTTGATATGTATGGAAAGTGCGGGTTATTTGACCACTCAATCCAATTGTTTGATGAGATTGAAAATCCAAATGATACAGCCTGGAATACATTGGTAGGAGTTTTTGCACAGCATGGTTTAGGAAGAAATGCCATTGAAACTTTTAATGAGATGGTCGACAGAGGGCTGAAACCAAATGCAGTAACATTTGTGAACCTTTTAAAAGGATGTAGTCATGCAGGAATGGTTGAGGATGGGCTAAACTACTTTTATTCTATGGACAAGATTTATGGGGTAATGCCTAGAGAAGAACATTACAATTGTATTATTGATTTGCTTGGTAGAGCTGGGAAGCTTAAAGAAGTAGAAGATTTTATAAATAGCATGCCTTTTGAACCAACTGCTTTTGGCTGGTGTTCTTTTCTTGGGGCTTGTAAAACCCATGGTGATAAGGAAAGGGCCAAACTTGCAGCATACAAATTGATGAAGCTTGAACCTGAAAATAGCGGGGCTCATGTTTTGCTTTCAAATATTTATGCAAAAGAAAGACAATGGGAAGATGTAAGATGTTTGAGGAAAATGATAAGAGATGGCAACATGAAGAAATTGCCAGGTTACAGCTGGGTTGATATTGGAAATGAAACTCATGTATTTGGGGTTGAAGATTGGTCTCATCCTCGAAAGAAAGAAATTTATGAAAAGCTTGATAGTCTTCTTGATCAGATAAAGATTGTTGGCTATGTTCCTCAAACAGAATCAGTTCTGATTGAAATGGATGACACTTTGAAGGAGAAGCTTCTTCATAATCACAGTGAAAGGATTGCTGTGGCTTACTCATTACTAGTCAGCCCCATTGGGAAGCCAATCATTGTCAAGAAAAATTTAAGAGTTTGCTCTGATTGCCATTCTGCGTTCAAATATATTTCTAAGGTCACTGAGAGAAATATCATTGTCAGAGATATCAGCAGGTTTCATCATTTTTCCAATGGTTCTTGCTCCTGTGGAGATTACTGGTAA
- the LOC130749838 gene encoding putative pentatricopeptide repeat-containing protein At5g52630 isoform X2, which produces MASRNLFRFRHKLCDSKAVAQLIQTCAQAKELSKGKQLHAQLIRGGCLPCTFLTNHLLNLYSKCGELDYAIKLFDRMSKRNMVSWTAMITGFFRSLRFREALDTFCQMRAEGETASQFALSSVLQACASLGSIQFGVQVHCLVVKSGFGCELFLGSNLTDMYSKCGEVSDACKVFEEMPCKDEVLWTSMIDGYVKNGNFEKALIAYKKMVTDNVFIDQHVLCSTLSACTALKAFSFGKSLHAIIVKFGFEYETFIGNALTDLYSKSGDMVSASNVFQSDSGCRNIVSFTAIVDGYVEMDQLEKALNAFIDLRNSGIEPNEFTFSSLIKACANQAKLEHGSLLHGQVVKFNFDRDPFVSSALVDMYGKCGLFDHSIQLFDEIENPNDTAWNTLVGVFAQHGLGRNAIETFNEMVDRGLKPNAVTFVNLLKGCSHAGMVEDGLNYFYSMDKIYGVMPREEHYNCIIDLLGRAGKLKEVEDFINSMPFEPTAFGWCSFLGACKTHGDKERAKLAAYKLMKLEPENSGAHVLLSNIYAKERQWEDVRCLRKMIRDGNMKKLPGYSWVDIGNETHVFGVEDWSHPRKKEIYEKLDSLLDQIKIVGYVPQTESVLIEMDDTLKEKLLHNHSERIAVAYSLLVSPIGKPIIVKKNLRVCSDCHSAFKYISKVTERNIIVRDISRFHHFSNGSCSCGDYW; this is translated from the exons ATGGCTTCAAGG AATCTTTTTAGATTTCGCCACAAACTatgtgactccaaagcagtggcTCAACTTATCCAAACCTGTGCACAAGCCAAAGAATTGAGCAAAGGAAAACAGTTACATGCTCAGCTGATCCGAGGAGGGTGTTTACCATGCACCTTTCTGACAAATCACCTCCTCAATTTGTACTCCAAATGTGGAGAGCTTGATTATGCTATCAAGCTGTTTGACAGAATGTCTAAGAGAAACATGGTCTCTTGGACAGCTATGATTACTGGGTTTTTTCGTAGTTTGAGGTTTCGGGAGGCTTTGGATACCTTTTGTCAAATGAGGGCTGAAGGAGAGACAGCCTCGCAATTTGCACTTTCTAGTGTGCTTCAAGCTTGCGCCTCTCTAGGGTCAATTCAGTTTGGGGTACAGGTGCATTGTCTCGTTGTGAAAAGTGGGTTTGGCTGTGAACTGTTTCTGGGTAGTAATCTGACTGATATGTATTCGAAGTGTGGGGAGGTGTCTGATGCTTGTAAAGTTTTTGAAGAAATGCCTTGTAAGGATGAGGTGTTGTGGACCTCAATGATTGATGGCTACGTGAAAAATGGAAATTTTGAGAAAGCTTTAATAGCTTATAAGAAAATGGTCACTGATAATGTCTTTATTGATCAGCATGTATTATGTAGTACTTTGAGTGCTTGCACTGCACTTAAGGCTTTTAGTTTTGGGAAGTCCCTGCATGCAATTATTGTGAAGTTTGGATTTGAATATGAGACTTTCATAGGAAATGCCTTAACAGATCTGTATTCAAAGTCTGGGGATATGGTAAGTGCTTCAAATGTCTTCCAAAGTGATTCTGGTTGTAGAAACATAGTGTCTTTTACTGCTATAGTTGATGGTTATGTTGAGATGGATCAACTTGAGAAGGCTTTAAATGCTTTTATTGACTTGCGAAATTCGGGAATTGAACCTAATGAGTTCACTTTCTCTAGCTTGATCAAGGCTTGTGCTAACCAAGCAAAACTAGAACATGGGAGCCTGCTCCATGGCCAAGTTGTCAAATTCAACTTTGACAGAGACCCTTTTGTTTCTTCTGCCCTAGTTGATATGTATGGAAAGTGCGGGTTATTTGACCACTCAATCCAATTGTTTGATGAGATTGAAAATCCAAATGATACAGCCTGGAATACATTGGTAGGAGTTTTTGCACAGCATGGTTTAGGAAGAAATGCCATTGAAACTTTTAATGAGATGGTCGACAGAGGGCTGAAACCAAATGCAGTAACATTTGTGAACCTTTTAAAAGGATGTAGTCATGCAGGAATGGTTGAGGATGGGCTAAACTACTTTTATTCTATGGACAAGATTTATGGGGTAATGCCTAGAGAAGAACATTACAATTGTATTATTGATTTGCTTGGTAGAGCTGGGAAGCTTAAAGAAGTAGAAGATTTTATAAATAGCATGCCTTTTGAACCAACTGCTTTTGGCTGGTGTTCTTTTCTTGGGGCTTGTAAAACCCATGGTGATAAGGAAAGGGCCAAACTTGCAGCATACAAATTGATGAAGCTTGAACCTGAAAATAGCGGGGCTCATGTTTTGCTTTCAAATATTTATGCAAAAGAAAGACAATGGGAAGATGTAAGATGTTTGAGGAAAATGATAAGAGATGGCAACATGAAGAAATTGCCAGGTTACAGCTGGGTTGATATTGGAAATGAAACTCATGTATTTGGGGTTGAAGATTGGTCTCATCCTCGAAAGAAAGAAATTTATGAAAAGCTTGATAGTCTTCTTGATCAGATAAAGATTGTTGGCTATGTTCCTCAAACAGAATCAGTTCTGATTGAAATGGATGACACTTTGAAGGAGAAGCTTCTTCATAATCACAGTGAAAGGATTGCTGTGGCTTACTCATTACTAGTCAGCCCCATTGGGAAGCCAATCATTGTCAAGAAAAATTTAAGAGTTTGCTCTGATTGCCATTCTGCGTTCAAATATATTTCTAAGGTCACTGAGAGAAATATCATTGTCAGAGATATCAGCAGGTTTCATCATTTTTCCAATGGTTCTTGCTCCTGTGGAGATTACTGGTAA
- the LOC130749493 gene encoding uncharacterized protein LOC130749493 has translation MALFGTTLPFNGLCSTHKELNFIRGSFINSSQKLHHVCLPSFTPNRLVFGRSCGKGDQLCRFTDQCIKKQMGRFSRRQGAKSEDSEGTLSSDNVAVDETTLVQELESAIAEENYAKAAEIRDILKNLKKDRETTLFGANSRFYESFKNGDLAAMQAMWAKSDEVCCVHPGMKGISGYDDVIESWNIVWANYEFPLEIKLEDIKFHVGEDMGYVTCMEFVKTKGGRWGGQFVTNVFERIDGQWFICVHHASPVDV, from the exons ATGGCGCTTTTTGGAACTACCCTACCTTTCAAT GGGCTTTGTTCTACTCACAAGGAATTGAATTTCATAAGGGGTTCATTCATCAATAGCTCTCAGAAGCTACATCATGTTTGTCTGCCTTCCTTTACTCCAAATAGATTAGTTTTTGGTAGAAGTTGTGGAAAAGGAGACCAATTGTGTCGTTTTACTGATCAATGTATCAAGAAGCAAATGGGAAGATTCA GTAGACGACAGGGAGCAAAAAGTGAAGACTCAGAGGGCACATTGAGTAGTGATAACGTTGCAGTGGATGAAACTACTTTAGTGCAGGAGCTAGAGAGTGCCATTGCTGAAGAGAACTATGCTAAAGCTGCAGAAATAAGGGATATCCTAAAAAACCTTAAGAAAGACAGAGAGACAACATTGTTTGGAGCGAACAGCCGGTTTTATGAGTCATTCAAGAATGGTGACCTTGCAGCCATGCAAGCAATGTGGGCCAAGAGTGACGAGGTATGCTGCGTACACCCTGGTATGAAAGGAATTTCTGGTTATGATGACGTTATCGAGAGCTGGAATATTGTATGGGCTAACTATGAATTTCCACTTGAAATTAAACTAGAAGACATTAAGTTTCATGTTGGAGAGGATATGGGGTATGTTACTTGCATGGAATTCGTAAAGACGAAAGGAGGCAGATGGGGAGGACAATTTGTAACAAATGTGTTTGAGAGGATTGATGGCCAGTGGTTTATTTGTGTCCATCATGCTTCCCCGGTAGACGTGTGA
- the LOC130749457 gene encoding uncharacterized protein LOC130749457, whose amino-acid sequence MPINIQPSNGLLEPAEDMGFGPELKKNSSKRHSSSKTAKESFALPPPYRGPNDADKLKSKSGFAPPHSDLKQKATETVKRSATESDELVKYMSNLPGYLLRADRVESFQEKAFSVGVLDWSRLEKWKHKHIPVVASNFTSFNSSESSSRTAAKSSTSFGGKEKLDDKKGLLSSSIRPTSRESLPESTKLPFQNVKRSESSKSRARSFGDEHRVTPWAYESIGKTHSNVSLEKERKNDYQKRTSHVRNSASDLRQHGISYVPNDNANGRDDGGKQNMEGLQEYDYKNKDRSHKYSSNTGQPSLRSKNEGGSSSSKKMSSSSTETRKKVDHLKNVDFDTGSEHCHSQPSNVVLLYPQEIPQSCSSEDFRFSEFRTSSDENYAESSRSSMSYVSSMSHVSIPDEVHNEDGCSEMPLSSAQLSETMQHSISTTLGVRRSSSVSETHAPTINELSGLQSGAACFEKDVLDTKLRNQCVFSHVKESLDKEAAELATQKGINSSHHRRFSFSLSRLGRSFSFKEGPAIPQVSSRHVNARSSPVTPECSVRWDNSSKGKASIQSRTRASPLRRLLDPILKHKASHHSAESSQTQKESINSNSFRTITDNEPPLAEKNKGSSIQGLLQLTLKNGVPLFKFVLHNERKIFAATRNSLASPEMDDLGCCFTFYLVNEIKKKSGGWMSHGSKEKSCGYAYNMIAQMKFSSSRINEPINENSTRQLMVKEYVLLGIEIGQTDQGPPKCIQSAELAAVVIETPCENLSNRLHSDDNLLKKGYLGEERDLCSSGENDPSGSTIAILPGAVHGAPNKGEPTPLIYRWKTGGSCDCGGWDIGCKLLVLSKKNRSSNIPKSYKPYRDRFQLFAQEGDEQDTPLFTLLLLKDGFYSVEFNSAITLLQAFFISVVVLSSQKLPGYLEMGSSMHGEILKEPSSKNNSRVQGKAPVKYTPIPPLSPVGRV is encoded by the exons atgccaatcaatatacaGCCAAGTAATGGGTTGTTGGAACCTGCTGAGGACATGGGATTTGGTCCAGAGCTGAAAAAGAACAGTTCAAAACGGCATAGCAGCTCAAAGACGGCTAAAGAAAGTTTTGCATTGCCCCCACCTTATCGAGGTCCAAATGATGCAGATAAGTTGAAGTCAAAGAGTGGTTTTGCTCCTCCACATAGTGATCTCAAACAGAAAGCAACTGAAACTGTGAAGCGAAGTGCAACTGAAAGTGATGAGCTTGTCAAATACATGTCTAATTTGCCCGGTTATCTCCTGCGTGCTGATAGAGTGGAAAGTTTTCAAGAGAAAGCTTTCAGTGTTGGTGTTCTAGATTGGTCTCGACTCGAGAAGTGGAAGCATAAGCATATCCCAGTTGTAGCTAGTAACTTCACATCATTCAATAGCAGTGAATCATCATCAAGAACAGCTGCCAAATCGTCTACTAGTTTTGGTGGCAAGGAAAAACTTGATGATAAAAAAGGTCTGCTTTCTTCAAGTATCAGGCCAACTAGCAGGGAATCCCTTCCTGAAAGTACCAAACTTCCCTTTCAGAATGTCAAACGATCTGAATCTTCTAAAAGTAGAGCTAGAAGCTTTGGAGATGAGCATAGAGTGACACCCTGGGCTTATGAGTCCATTGGAAAGACTCACTCAAATGTATCTCTTGAAAAGGAGAGGAAGAATGACTATCAAAAAAGGACCTCACATGTCAGAAATTCAGCATCAGACTTGAGGCAACATGGGATCTCATATGTTCCTAATGACAATGCGAATGGCAGGGATGATGGCGGTAAACAGAACATGGAGGGTTTGCAAGAGTATGACTACAAGAATAAAGATAGAAGTCACAAGTACAGCTCTAATACAGGACAGCCATCATTAAGATCAAAAAACGAAGGGGGCTCAAGCAGTTCTAAGAAAATGAGTTCTAGCAGCACTGAAACCAGGAAAAAGGTGGATCATTTGAAGAATGTAGACTTTGACACTGGTAGTGAACATTGCCATAGCCAGCCAAGTAATGTTGTGCTGCTTTATCCTCAAGAAATTCCCCAATCATGTTCTTCAGAGGATTTTCGGTTTTCTGAGTTCAGAACGTCATCTGATGAAAATTATGCAGAATCAAGCCGAAGTAGCATGTCATATGTTTCCTCTATGTCACACGTTTCTATTCCAGACGAGGTTCACAATGAAGATGGATGTTCTGAAATGCCACTTTCAAGTGCACAGCTTTCAGAAACAATGCAACACAGCATTAGTACTACTCTAGGTGTACGTCGTTCTTCTTCTGTGTCTGAGACACACGCTCCCACAATAAATGAGTTGTCTGGTCTGCAATCTGGAGCGGCTTGCTTTGAAAAGGATGTGTTAGACACCAAGCTTAGAAACCAGTGTGTTTTCAGTCATGTGAAGGAATCACTGGACAAAGAAGCTGCTGAGTTGGCAACTCAGAAGGGAATTAATTCATCTCACCATCGTCGGTTCAGCTTCAGCTTAAGTCGGCTTGGTAGAAGTTTCAGTTTCAAAGAGGGACCTGCAATTCCACAAGTTAGTTCCAGGCATGTTAATGCAAGATCTAGTCCAGTAACGCCTGAATGTTCTGTTCGTTGGGATAATTCAAGCAAAGGGAAAGCAAGTATTCAGAGCAGAACCAGGGCCAGCCCCTTGCGGAGGTTATTAGACCCTATATTAAAGCATAAGGCATCACATCATTCAGCTGAAAGCAGTCAAACACAAAAGGAAAGCATAAATTCAAACAGCTTCAGGACTATCACTGACAATGAACCACCGCTGGCTGAAAAGAACAAGGGATCATCAATTCAAGGCCTCTTGCAGCTTACTCTGAAAAATGGAGTGCCCTTGTTTAAGTTTGTGCTTCACAACGAAAGAAAGATTTTTGCTGCTACCAGGAATAGTTTAGCATCGCCGGAGATGGATGATTTAGGCTGCTGTTTTACCTTCTATCTGGTTAATGAAATTAAGAAAAAGAGTGGTGGATGGATGAGTCATGGAAGTAAAGAAAAAAGCTGTGGCTATGCATACAATATGATTGCTCAGATGAAGTTTTCTAGCTCTAGAATCAATGAACCAATCAATGAGAACTCCACGAGACAGCTAATGGTTAAAGAATATGTTCTATTAGGGATTGAGATTGGCCAGACAGATCAAGGACCACCAAAGTGCATCCAGAGTGCAGAACTTGCAGCCGTAGTTATCGAGACCCCATGTGAAAACTTAAGCAACAGACTACATAGTGATGATAATTTGCTGAAGAAAGGGTACTTGGGAGAAGAAAGAGACTTGTGCAGTTCAGGAGAAAATGATCCCTCTGGTAGCACTATAGCTATACTTCCAGGGGCTGTCCATGGTGCACCAAACAAAGGTGAACCTACACCATTGATCTATCGATGGAAAACCGGAGGATCATGTGATTGCGGGGGTTGGGACATTGGTTGCAAACTGCTTGTGCTCTCTAAGAAGAACCGAAGTTCAAATATCCCAAAAAGTTATAAACCTTACCGTGATCGTTTTCAACTTTTTGCTCAG GAAGGAGATGAGCAAGACACACCGCTTTTCACTTTGCTATTATTGAAGGATGGATTCTATTCGGTTGAGTTCAATTCAGCAATCACTCTTTTACAGGCATTCTTCATTTCTGTTGTTGTTTTAAGCAGCCAGAAGCTACCAGGATATTTGGAAATGGGTAGCAGCATGCATGGAGAGATCCTTAAGGAACCGAGTTCAAAGAACAACAGCAGAGTTCAGGGGAAAGCACCTGTAAAATACACTCCAATTCCACCTCTCTCTCCTGTTGGCAGAGTTTAA